The following are encoded together in the Culex pipiens pallens isolate TS chromosome 1, TS_CPP_V2, whole genome shotgun sequence genome:
- the LOC120413909 gene encoding uncharacterized protein LOC120413909, giving the protein MRPVLKLFNFWVSSLRSGHRKSMQLFLLLLGLTFRLGWGQISPHSEVVRRLEGIPLALATFLGEYRSRNDTDAGESWQDKLCEHDLEQFGAALERSESWALEMYDSWGKIPSGLLQGNFFTPGSFEQCRRFGIQNSAGIFQGQHCTVQLGITAGSPMIPLWLGICVPNSCEARFVRNLTNQFAVQSGLAPIGFANQANFCYRDEPEEQFSGTAISAMVIFGLLAAAVIACTVVDVFGVLFLRPVPAQFREYSLYSNLLAVMKTVPRSPEKSDTIDCVNGIRSVMMLQIVAHHVHDTLRAIPVTNNVARQEYFQSVMGILGFRASALSVDIFLVLSATLLSYGVMRELSKTSKLNVFKLWIHRIVRILPAYGLLIYFVVAFGEHFGEGPLYRYMIQPAVDACSDNWWSAILFVQNYVNPERMCLPYTYYLSIDMQLYLISPLIIYFLWRYGSRSLTGVALLVLLSMTCVFATFLHNDYRLNPQMNPEREFQRARATYYATHARMSVWFCGIAFGYFLFRTREAQVKWPVWILTAGSITATALTAVINFAVHEIYKPRQAAPVGDAFYEALHRVGWVVCIMWLIFMCVNGYGSLLNDLFSWTFWQPLAKLSYCMYLLHFVVIMVTFGGALRQPFYFSEINLQYVTLGVVGLSVVVSLLWTLFIERPFIALERNVRMWIEVKSKQSPGAMARIAAFWVLCCILTGKGLAAQLTSFSLEFVHFLGGQSASWNHSDPATEHYDRQCLDQLNVFANGLENDEMWASNFYDSWGKVPAGLLFGNVYELGNFDQCRRARHSHHYGTTSISGQHCTLMVDASVLQLPIGPIWYGVCMPGVCRPQLVGQLANEFFKTREMRVLNDPEMFCYRDEEKKFSTLAIVTIVLFSCYGFVLLSATIIDLVYKWTHNVAPSNILRFSVYRNVLKIFETTSKSASKTGTMDCVNGIRALSMLWIIVNHVHDATYGLPTVNGVMRTEYGNSYFGVLFHRLGGKAVDIFLMLSGMLVTMKILRELDRDRKLNLVQLYLHRILRIVPAFAAMILFVVAFTDHFGEGILFKAVYQEGIEPCRTSWWKALLFFQNYVHYSEMCFPHTWYLSVDMQLYILSPLILIPLWKLGRRFSTVIILLALLSMSCVFTTFMVNEYRLNKAAPVGDGQMPNKTYFPTHTRMSVWLFGVLFGYFLHRTRSRSIKLSKITQLIGWTLAAAIIIVTSYSLKQVYTGDYTAISPVADAFYESLHRSFWAFLVMWIVFTCINGYGGLVNDFLSWTFWQPLAKLSYTMYLIHIWIQALVVVMLLKAPVYFSVMGVFTSICGLVGISAAAAVVWSVAFEYPFFGLERLFVRKRE; this is encoded by the exons ATGCGTCCCGTGCTAAAATTATTCAACTTTTGGGTCAGTTCACTTCGGTCAGGTCACCGCAAAAGTATGCAACTGTTTCTACTGTTATTAGGCCTGACGTTTCGGCTTGGCTGGGGTCAGATCAGTCCCCACTCTGAGGTAGTTCGTCGGCTTGAGGGTATACCGTTGGCGTTAGCGACATTCCTTGGAGAGTACAGATCACGGAACGATACTGACGCTGGAGAATCTTGGCAGGACAAGTTGTGCGAACATGATCTGGAACAGTTTGGAGCGGCGTTGGAACGCAGCGAGTCGTGGGCTTTGGAGA TGTACGATTCCTGGGGCAAAATACCTTCGGGACTGCTGCAGGGTAACTTCTTCACGCCGGGTAGCTTCGAGCAGTGTAGACGCTTCGGCATCCAGAACAGCGCTGGGATATTCCAGGGGCAACACTGTACCGTACAGCTGGGCATTACGGCGGGATCACCTATGATTCCACTGTGGCTGGGGATCTGCGTTCCGAACTCTTGCGAGGCTCGGTTCGTGCGTAATCTGACCAATCAGTTTGCTGTGCAAAGTGGGCTGGCTCCTATCGGATTCGCCAACCAGGCAAATTTCTGTTATCGTGATGAACCGGAGGAGCAGTTTAGTGGGACTGCAATCAGTGCAAT GGTCATATTCGGACTGCTTGCAGCTGCCGTTATCGCGTGCACCGTCGTGGACGTTTTTGGGGTCCTCTTCCTGCGTCCCGTTCCGGCTCAGTTCCGAGAGTACTCACTATATAGTAATCTGCTAGCGGTGATGAAAACCGTTCCTAGATCACCTGAGAAATCGGATACCATTGACTGCGTCAACGGAATCCGGTCCGTAATGATGCTGCAAATTGTAGCCCACCACGTGCATGATACCTTGCGTGCGATTCCCGTAACGAATAATGTAGCGAGACAAGAATACTTTCAGTCTGTTATGGGAATCCTAGGATTCCGAGCATCGGCCTTGTCGGTGGACATTTTCTTAGTTCTCAGTGCAACGTTGCTGTCCTACGGGGTTATGAGAGAGTTGTCTAAAACGAGCAAGTTGAATGTCTTTAAGCTGTGGATCCACCGAATTGTTCGGATTCTTCCGGCTTATGgacttttaatttatttcgtaGTAGCTTTCGGAGAGCACTTCGGCGAAGGACCACTATACCGATACATGATTCAACCAGCCGTAGACGCCTGTTCAGACAACTGGTGGTCGGCGATTCTCTTCGTCCAGAACTATGTGAATCCTGAACGGATGTGTCTTCCGTACACGTACTACCTGTCCATCGACATGCAGCTCTACCTAATATCACCCCTGATCATATACTTCCTGTGGCGTTACGGATCCCGTTCACTCACCGGAGTAGCCCTCCTGGTACTGCTCTCCATGACCTGCGTATTCGCGACCTTCCTGCACAACGACTACCGTTTGAACCCCCAAATGAACCCCGAACGTGAGTTCCAGCGAGCTCGTGCCACCTACTACGCCACCCACGCCCGGATGTCCGTTTGGTTCTGCGGAATCGCCTTCGGATACTTTCTCTTCCGAACTCGGGAAGCGCAGGTCAAGTGGCCCGTCTGGATTCTGACGGCGGGATCGATAACCGCTACGGCGTTGACCGCCGTGATCAACTTTGCCGTGCACGAAATCTACAAACCACGGCAAGCCGCCCCAGTTGGGGATGCCTTCTACGAAGCGTTGCACCGCGTCGGTTGGGTCGTCTGTATCATGTGGTTGATCTTCATGTGCGTCAACGGCTACGGAAGCCTGCTGAACGATCTGTTCAGCTGGACCTTTTGGCAACCGCTGGCCAAGCTGTCGTACTGCATGTATCTGCTGCATTTTGTCGTGATTATGGTAACCTTTGGGGGAGCGCTTCGGCAGCCGTTCTACTTTAGCGAAATCAACCTGCAGTACGTTACGCTGGGAGTGGTCGGTTTATCGGTGGTCGTTTCACTTCTGTGGACACTCTTCATCGAGCGACCGTTCATCGCGTTGGAGCGGAACGTCAGAATGTGGATTGAGGTAAAATCGAAACAAT CACCGGGCGCGATGGCACGTATCGCAGCGTTTTGGGTGCTCTGCTGTATCTTGACCGGAAAGGGGTTGGCAGCTCAATTGACGAGCTTTTCGCTGGAATTTGTACACTTTTTGGGCGGTCAAAGTGCGAGCTGGAACCACTCGGATCCTGCTACGGAGCATTACGACCGACAATGTCTCGATCAGCTGAACGTTTTCGCGAATGGGCTGGAGAATGATGAAATGTGGGCGAGCAATT TCTATGACTCATGGGGTAAAGTTCCGGCTGGACTCCTCTTTGGAAATGTGTACGAGCTTGGAAACTTTGATCAATGTCGGCGAGCGCGCCACAGTCACCATTACGGAACAACGAGCATATCTGGGCAGCATTGTACTCTGATGGTTGACGCAAGCGTTTTGCAGCTGCCGATAGGCCCAATCTGGTACGGTGTTTGTATGCCCGGCGTTTGTAGACCCCAATTGGTTGGTCAGTTGGCAAATGAATTCTTCAAAACGCGGGAGATGCGAGTTCTGAACGACCCGGAGATGTTTTGCTACCGTGATGAGGAGAAGAAGTTCTCGACACTGGCGATTGTTACGAT CGTGTTATTTTCGTGTTATGGATTCGTTCTGCTGTCGGCAACAATTATCGACCTTGTGTACAAGTGGACTCATAATGTTGCACCATCGAATATTCTACGCTTCTCGGTGTACAGAAATGTGCTTAAGATATTTGAGACCACTTCCAAAAGTGCTTCAAAGACTGGCACCATGGACTGTGTAAACGGTATTCGAGCCCTGTCAATGCTGTGGATTATCGTGAACCATGTCCACGATGCCACCTACGGTCTGCCAACGGTCAACGGAGTTATGCGAACTGAGTACGGAAACTCTTACTTTGGTGTTCTATTCCATCGACTTGGTGGAAAGGCCGTCGACATCTTCCTAATGTTAAGCGGAATGCTGGTGACCATGAAAATCTTGCGGGAGTTGGATCGTGACAGGAAGCTCAACTTGGTGCAACTCTACCTTCATCGTATTCTTCGGATTGTCCCTGCGTTCGCCGCAATGATCCTCTTCGTAGTCGCTTTTACCGATCATTTCGGTGAAGGAATTCTCTTCAAGGCAGTCTACCAGGAAGGAATCGAACCGTGCCGCACAAGCTGGTGGAAGGCGCTTCTATTCTTCCAGAACTACGTGCACTACTCCGAGATGTGCTTCCCCCACACTTGGTACCTGTCGGTAGACATGCAGTTGTACATTCTTTCTCCGTTGATCTTGATTCCGCTGTGGAAGCTTGGAAGGCGTTTCTCCACCGTAATCATTCTCCTAGCTCTTCTCTCGATGTCCTGCGTCTTTACGACCTTCATGGTGAACGAGTACCGGTTGAACAAGGCGGCACCCGTAGGAGACGGTCAAATGCCTAACAAAACGTACTTCCCTACCCACACTCGGATGTCCGTGTGGCTATTCGGAGTCCTGTTCGGCTACTTTCTACACAGAACCCGCTCCAGAAGCATCAAACTGTCCAAAATTACGCAACTAATCGGTTGGACCCTAGCAGCCGCCATCATAATTGTAACCAGCTACTCCCTTAAGCAAGTCTACACCGGAGATTACACGGCCATCTCACCAGTAGCGGATGCCTTCTACGAATCCTTGCATCGCTCCTTCTGGGCATTCCTCGTCATGTGGATCGTCTTCACCTGCATCAACGGGTACGGAGGACTCGTGAACGACTTCCTCAGTTGGACCTTTTGGCAGCCCCTGGCGAAGCTTTCCTACACCATGTACCTGATTCACATCTGGATTCAGGCCCTGGTTGTGGTGATGCTGTTGAAGGCACCGGTGTACTTTAGCGTGATGGGAGTGTTTACGTCCATTTGTGGGCTAGTTGGGATTAGCGCTGCAGCGGCGGTAGTGTGGAGTGTAGCGTTCGAGTATCCGTTCTTTGGGCTAGAGAGATTGTTTGTGAGGAAAAGGGAATAA